Part of the Crossiella cryophila genome, CCGCCTCGGCGTTCTGGGCCACCGCGAGCACATCGCCGGTGGAGGGCTGGAAGGCGACCAGCATGGCCTGGTTCTTGATCGGCTCCAGCGCGTCCTCGGCCGCGGCCTGCACGCCGCGGCTCAGCGTCAGGGTGACCGCCTTGGCCGGCTGGGCCTGCTGCTCCTGCAGGGCCTCGACCTCGCTGCCGCCCGCGTTGAGGGTCACCACCCGCCAGCCCGCGGTGCCCGCGACCTGGTCCTCCACCGTCTTGCGCACCCCGGGCAGCACCTGGGAGGCGAACTCCTTGCCCGCCGGTGCCAGCAGCCGGGACTGACTGCTGAACCGGACCCCCGGCAGGTCGTAGATGGCGCCCTTGACCTGCTGGTAGTCCGCGTCGCGCAGGCTGACCACGGTGTATGCCTGGCCGTCGGGCACCTTGCTCGCGCCGTCGGTCACGCTCTGCTGGGTGATCGACTTGTCGAAGCGGGACACCGCCGCGGCCAGCGCGCCCGCGGTCTTGGGCAGGTCGCCGGCGGACTTGCGGTCCAGCAGCACCACGACGACCTTCTCCGGGTTGAGCAGCGCGCCGCCGTCCCGGTCCAGGATCGGGGCCAACTGCGGCTGCTGCTCGCGCAGCGCGAGGGTCTGCTGGGGCTGCAGCTTGGGGTGGATCACGTTGGGCGCCCAGTGCACCCGCCAGGTCTTCTCGGTGCGGCGCAACTCCAGTTTGCCCTGGTAGGCCCAGGTGCGACCGGCGCCGAGATCCCATTTCACATCGTAGCTGGCACTCGCCGTGGTCGAGTCGTCCGCGGCTACCAGCGTCTGCTGCACGGTGGTGCTGACCGCGGTCGGCTTCAGCGCGGCCCGCACCCGGTCCAGCAGTTCCTTGGCGGGCTTTGGCTCGTCTGTGCTGTTCGCGGCGGTGGTGGTGTCGCCACCGGCGAAGGCGGACAGGAAGGTCTTGGCCGAGTCCTCGGGTTTGGGTTCGGCGCCGAAGAGGCCGCAACCGGCGACCGGGAGTGCGAGGACCAGAACTGCGGTGACGCCTACGACTCGGTGAGCGGACACGGCGGCCAGTATGCCGCGCACCCGTGTCAACCCAGGATGAAGGGCGGCCTCCTCAGCGCCGCTGCCCCGGGGTGACCAGGCCGGTCTCGTAGGCCACCACCACCGCCTGGGCCCGGCTGGACAGGTTCAGCTTGGCCATCGCCCGGTTGAGATGGGTCTTCACCGTGGCCTCGCTGACCGCCAGCTCCTCGGCGATGCCGCCGTTGGTCAGCCCGCGCCCGACCAGGCGCAACACCTCGACCTCGCGGCTGGTCAGCGGGGACAGCTCGGGGATCGGCTCCCAGGTCTGGGTGCCGCGGTTGGCGTAGGACTCGACCAGTTTGCGGGTGATGTTGGGCGAGAACAGCATGTCCCCGCCCGCGATGGTGTGGATGGCGGCGAGCAGGCGTTCCGGCGGGGTGTCCTTGAGCAGGAAGCCGGAGGCCCCGGCACGCAGCGCGGCGTAGACGTACTCGTCCAGGTCGAAGGTGGTCAGCACCAGCACCTTCGGCTTGTGCCCCGACTGCTCGGCCAGGATCCGCCCGGTGGCCGCGGCCCCGCTCATCCCCGGCATGCGCAGGTCCATCAGCACCACGTCGGGGGTGACCGCGGCGGAGAGCGCGATCGCCTCCTGGCCGTTGGCCGCCTCGCCGACCACCTCCAGCCCTGGGGCGGCGGTGATCAGGGCGACGAAACCGGCGCGCACCAGCACCTGGTCGTCCACGACGAGGACGGTGGTCGTCACTGCGCACCTCATCCCCAGTCGCCCCGGTGGCTATTCCAGCGGCGGGAGCGGAAGTCGCAGCTCCACCTCGAACCCGCCGTGCGCGCGCACACCAGCGGAGAGGCTACCTTCGTACAGCCGGGATCGTTCCCGCATTCCGGCAAGGCCGTGGCCGGGCGAGGCCGGGCCGCCGACCCCCGCGCCGTCGCCGTCGTCGACGACCCGCACGACCAGCTCGCGCGGCCGGTACTCCAGGTGCACGGTGGCCGCGGCGGGCAGGGCGTGCTTGATGACGTTGGTCAGCGATTCCTGCACCACCCGGTAGGCGCACAGGTCCGGGCCGGGCGGCAGCGGGCGGCGCACGCCGGTGACCACCAGCTCGGCGGGCACCCCGGC contains:
- a CDS encoding penicillin-binding transpeptidase domain-containing protein, coding for MSAHRVVGVTAVLVLALPVAGCGLFGAEPKPEDSAKTFLSAFAGGDTTTAANSTDEPKPAKELLDRVRAALKPTAVSTTVQQTLVAADDSTTASASYDVKWDLGAGRTWAYQGKLELRRTEKTWRVHWAPNVIHPKLQPQQTLALREQQPQLAPILDRDGGALLNPEKVVVVLLDRKSAGDLPKTAGALAAAVSRFDKSITQQSVTDGASKVPDGQAYTVVSLRDADYQQVKGAIYDLPGVRFSSQSRLLAPAGKEFASQVLPGVRKTVEDQVAGTAGWRVVTLNAGGSEVEALQEQQAQPAKAVTLTLSRGVQAAAEDALEPIKNQAMLVAFQPSTGDVLAVAQNAEADKGGSLALTGNYPPGSTFKVVTAAAALQAGAATPDTVLPCPGTWTLQGRKIPNNDEFDLGNVPLHQAFAASCNTTFAELASKLPADSLTNAAKQFGVGVDFDLAGVRTLTGKVPPAEPVVERAEDGFGQGKVVTTPFGMALVAATAARGSMPTPNLLRGTETKVVGGIPAPAPAIGDQIRPMMREVVVSGTAKKLNRLGEVHGKTGTAQFGDGTHSHGWFIGFRGDLAFAVLIVDAGTSGPAVDAAARFLGAVR
- a CDS encoding response regulator transcription factor, which translates into the protein MTTTVLVVDDQVLVRAGFVALITAAPGLEVVGEAANGQEAIALSAAVTPDVVLMDLRMPGMSGAAATGRILAEQSGHKPKVLVLTTFDLDEYVYAALRAGASGFLLKDTPPERLLAAIHTIAGGDMLFSPNITRKLVESYANRGTQTWEPIPELSPLTSREVEVLRLVGRGLTNGGIAEELAVSEATVKTHLNRAMAKLNLSSRAQAVVVAYETGLVTPGQRR